A single region of the Brassica rapa cultivar Chiifu-401-42 chromosome A03, CAAS_Brap_v3.01, whole genome shotgun sequence genome encodes:
- the LOC108871392 gene encoding serine/threonine-protein kinase CDG1-like: MSDKPNLVCFYLVKLKNLAVKMLDTTGHQGDKEFLVEVLMLSLLRHEHLVTLFGYCAEGDQRLLVYEYMPFESVEDHIHGYGSEEEVLDLSTRM; encoded by the exons atgtcTGATAAACCGAatcttgtttgtttttatttggtcAAGTTAAAGAATTTGGCTGTTAAGATGCTTGATACAACTGGTCATCAAGGAGACAAAGAGTTTCTCGTGGAAGTCCTAATGCTCTCCCTCTTGCGCCACGAACACCTCGTGACTTTGTTTGGTTACTGCGCTGAAGGAGACCAAAGACTCCTCGTCTATGAGTACATGCCTTTTGAATCCGTAGAAGATCATATCCACG GTTACGGATCTGAAGAAGAGGTTTTAGATTTGAGCACAAGGATGTAG
- the LOC103862393 gene encoding acetylserotonin O-methyltransferase-like: MEESKRNLLDEEAKASLDIWRYVFGFADIAAAKCAIDLKIPEAIENHPSQPVTLAELSGAVSASPSHLHRIMKFLVHQGVFKEVPTKDGLATGYTNTPLSRRMMITKRDGKSLAPFVLFETSPELLAPWLRLSSVVSSPANGSHPPPFDTVHGKDLWALAEDNPCFNDVINEAMACHTRLVVPRVAAACHDLFEGVATVVDVGGCTGETLAILVKEFPWIKGFNFDLPHVIEVAQVLDGVENVGGDMFDSVPKCDNVFIKWVLHDWGDKDCIRILKNCKEAVPSNIGKVLIVESVIRDQKKTMIVEDRDEKLEQVRLMLDMGMMAHTSTGKERTLKEWDFVLNEAGFARYEVRDIDDVQCVIIAYR; the protein is encoded by the exons ATGGAAGAAAGTAAAAGAAACTTATTGGATGAAGAAGCTAAAGCTTCTCTAGACATTTGGAGATATGTCTTTGGCTTTGCAGATATAGCAGCTGCAAAGTGTGCCATCGATCTTAAGATACCAGAAGCCATTGAAAACCATCCGTCACAGCCAGTGACACTAGCCGAGCTCTCCGGTGCAGTCTCTGCCTCTCCGTCGCATCTCCACCGTATAATGAAATTTCTTGTGCACCAAGGAGTCTTTAAAGAAGTCCCCACAAAAGATGGTCTAGCCACAGGCTACACTAACACGCCACTCTCTCGCCGTATGATGATCACAAAACGTGACGGCAAGTCTCTGGCTCCTTTCGTTCTCTTCGAAACAAGTCCCGAGCTACTAGCTCCATGGTTAAGGCTGAGTTCAGTCGTCTCTTCTCCGGCCAACGGTTCACATCCACCACCGTTTGATACCGTGCACGGTAAGGATCTGTGGGCTTTAGCAGAGGATAACCCGTGCTTCAACGATGTGATCAACGAGGCCATGGCTTGTCACACAAGGCTCGTGGTGCCACGTGTCGCCGCAGCTTGTCACGACTTGTTCGAAGGCGTGGCTACGGTGGTGGACGTAGGAGGCTGTACCGGAGAGACCCTGGCAATATTGGTTAAGGAGTTTCCTTGGATCAAAGGATTTAACTTTGATCTTCCTCATGTTATTGAAGTTGCTCAAGTCTTGGATGGTGTTGAGAATGTCGGAGGTGATATGTTTGATTCTGTTCCCAAATGTGACAACGTTTTCATCAAG TGGGTCTTACATGATTGGGGAGACAAAGATTGCATAAGAATATTGAAGAATTGCAAAGAGGCTGTCCCATCAAATATCGGGAAAGTGTTGATAGTGGAATCCGTAATCAGAGACCAGAAAAAGACCATGATAGTGGAAGACAGAGATGAGAAATTAGAGCAGGTGAGATTGATGCTCGATATGGGGATGATGGCTCACACAAGCACAGGCAAAGAACGAACTTTGAAAGAGTGGGACTTTGTTCTTAACGAAGCTGGTTTTGCTCGATATGAAGTTAGGGATATTGATGATGTTCAGTGTGTTATCATCGCGTATCGGTAA
- the LOC103862390 gene encoding aquaporin PIP2-7: MSKEVSEEGQTHHHGKDYVDPPPAPLLDMAELGKWSFYRALIAEFVATLLFLYVTVATVIGHKKQTGPCDGVGLLGIAWAFGGMIFVLVYCTAGISGGHINPAVTFGLFLARKVSLVRAVGYMIAQCLGAVCGVGFVKAFMKTPYNTLGGGANTVADGYSNGTALGAEIIGTFVLVYTVFSATDPKRSARDSHIPVLAPLPIGFAVFMVHLATIPITGTGINPARSFGAAVIYNNEKAWDDHWIFWVGPFVGALAAAAYHQYILRAAAIKALASFRSNATN, from the exons ATGTCTAAAGAAGTGAGCGAAGAGGGACAAACCCACCACCATGGCAAAGACTACGTTGACCCTCCACCAGCTCCGCTTCTCGACATGGCAGAGCTCGGGAAGTGGTCTTTCTACAGAGCTCTCATCGCCGAGTTCGTCGCCACGCTCCTCTTCCTCTACGTCACCGTAGCCACCGTCATTGGCCACAAGAAACAAACCGGTCCTTGCGACGGCGTTGGTTTGCTCGGGATCGCTTGGGCGTTCGGTGGTATGATCTTCGTCCTCGTTTACTGCACCGCCGGTATCTCTG GTGGTCACATTAACCCAGCTGTGACTTTCGGTCTGTTCTTGGCGCGTAAGGTCTCTTTGGTGAGAGCTGTTGGTTACATGATAGCTCAGTGTCTTGGAGCCGTTTGTGGTGTGGGTTTCGTGAAAGCTTTTATGAAAACTCCTTACAACACTCTCGGAGGCGGAGCTAACACTGTAGCTGATGGTTACAGCAACGGAACTGCTCTCGGAGCTGAGATTATTGGGACTTTCGTCCTTGTTTACACGGTTTTCTCTGCGACTGACCCCAAGAGGAGCGCTCGTGACTCTCACATCCCT GTCTTGGCTCCACTTCCAATTGGATTTGCTGTGTTCATGGTACATTTGGCTACTATCCCCATTACTGGAACTGGAATTAACCCAGCCAGAAGCTTTGGTGCTGCTGTTATCTACAACAACGAGAAGGCATGGGATGACCAT TGGATCTTCTGGGTCGGTCCATTCGTGGGAGCACTAGCAGCAGCAGCTTACCATCAATACATTTTGAGAGCTGCAGCTATTAAAGCTTTGGCCTCCTTCCGAAGCAATGCAACCAACTGA
- the LOC103862392 gene encoding putative F-box/kelch-repeat protein At4g35120 → MKNYTAPPPPPPPSFSSLPYEIIENCLARVSKSQYGSLSSVSKSFHSLLSSPEIHAARSQIGATEPRLYLCCESLRTATRCYSWYNLMSLDDDDDDDDITKKGDAFISVEGAEIEMKTELRLVPVKDSSFQLRARSKEANLAVGSEIYQIGGINKKGKRSRSVCVLDCLSHTQRRAPRMRVARECAKACLLDGSIYVMGGTRKCESWGEVFDLKSQTWKKELLPSPTGDDEFDCKFELLVLGAKIYVITEHNKYAYDPKQGRWLLLLEMGLGFAGIEWILETCGVWCVLDNLVFKEFSDDLFWYDVSCGKWVIVEGLEDLCNTKEE, encoded by the exons ATGAAGAACTATacagctcctcctcctcctcctcctccatcgTTTTCGTCGCTTCCATATGAAATCATCGAGAATTGCCTAGCCCGCGTCTCCAAATCCCAATACGGTTCCCTCAGCTCAGTCTCCAAGAGCTTCCactctctcctctcttctccgGAGATACACGCAGCTCGATCTCAAATCGGAGCCACAGAGCCTCGCCTCTATTTATGTTGTGAAAGTTTAAGGACGGCCACCCGTTGTTACAGCTGGTACAATCTCATGAGtctcgatgatgatgatgatgatgatgatataaCCAAAAAAGGAGACGCCTTTATCAGCGTAGAGGGGGCTGAAATTGAAATGAAGACTGAGTTGAGGTTAGTACCTGTTAAAGACTCTTCCTTTCAATTACGTGCTCGATCAAAAGAAGCGAATTTAGCTGTTGGTTCCGAGATATACCAAATCGGCGGAATCAACAAGAAGGGCAAGCGATCTCGATCCGTCTGTGTGCTTGATTGCCTGAGTCACACGCAACGTCGTGCTCCTAGGATGAGGGTTGCAAGAGAATGCGCGAAAGCTTGTCTTTTAGACGGGAGTATATATGTAATGGGAGGAACCAGAAAGTGTGAGAGTTGGGGTGAAGTTTTCGACTTAAAGTCTCAGACTTGGAAGAAAGAGCTACTTCCTAGCCCTACTGGTGATGATGAGTTTGATTGTAAATTCGAACTCCTTGTCCTTGGGGCAAAGATATACGTTATCACCGAGCATAACAAGTATGCTTATGATCCTAAACAAGGAAGATGGTTGCTGCTGCTAGAGATGGGTTTGGGTTTTGCGGGTATAGAATGGATACTAGAAACATGTGGGGTTTGGTGCGTTCTAGATAATCTAGTGTTTAAGGAGTTCAGCGATGATTTGTTCTGGTATGATGTGAGCTGTGGAAAGTGGGTAAttgttgagggtttggaagatCTGTGCAATACCAAG GAGGAATAA